A stretch of Acaryochloris thomasi RCC1774 DNA encodes these proteins:
- a CDS encoding non-ribosomal peptide synthetase: MSDFLNHIKTLSPKRLALLAYELHEELETLKQPESIAIVGMGCRFPGGVNDPEAYWQLLQSGRDPITEVPQQRWDVDAYFDADPSVPGKTYTRHGGFLDQVDQFDPDFFGISPREATAMDPQQRLLLEVSWEALERAGYAPQQLKGSRTGVYVAIGTSDYANLQAKTPEGIDAYTGTGSGFCFAAGRLSYVLGLQGPNMALDAACSSSLMAVHLGCQSLRNEECDLVLAGGVNLLLSPESNIVFSATRMMATDGHCKTFDAAADGYVRSEGCAVVALKRFKDAQADGDNILAVIKGTACNHGGASGGLTIPNGAAQQTVVRAALAQANVAASAIQYVEAQGTGTPLGDAIEVRALSQVFKEGRSQQDPLHIASVKTNIGHTETASGMASLLKVVLSMQHQQLPPHLNLKTLNPEIDLGEIPAKIPTELTPWPQHSGPQLAGINSFGMSGTNAHAVLESAPTVTVQSETRPLYLLPLSAKTPGALVELIHRYLQFLQAHPETDLGHLCFTAGVGRSHFLHRCTFVVNSIPQLQQALEEYLETNNTAQYSNDVYKSLEENQSTLHCPPSSPILGGKQTNVSDSPTKVGGPGGPAQALQGSSETSLYTVDSSSIQQTTPDLIFFFPSEQKQSLTWGQQLYETYPVFRATIDQANQILSELKADLIDFKSTSDPDILNFVLPYALAELWQSWGFQPSGLMGSTIAACQAGYFTLEQALHWLIKATPIEQLQPATGILYSDSTDTPVDTATLLDWLRSGDRQTIAPPQGPEQFLIMGNLPQSWGTCDHWTIAAQPDNILLSLRKLYQQGFTVDWDSFYRGFKHQRIPLPTYPFQRQRYWSYLATSGARVSPTPSAKVTETAISRESFASLNPEQRQAELERDLKTRFARAIGINPKQITATTPLSSLAADSIMTTEIKFDLEKQFGYSVPLVQFLTSPTIADLATQILANLDGMVETLPNIELNPTQRHQPFPLNDIQTAYWIGRSGAFEMGNIAAHVYAEFEGQELDCHRLQQAFQQVIDRHPVLRTVILPDGQQQVLADLPPYEMSVLDWRSLSSDLKQQQLEQLRDRLSHQMLDPHAWPLFEVCLARLDEQTVHVFLSIDNLLVDGASLGIICREWGHFYTSLDNDLPTLKLSFRDYVLALQSFEPSERYLQSKNYWQARLQDLPSAPELPLAVAPAQITRPRFVRRTARLSADQWQLLKEQATQLGLTPSGALLAAYTEILAIWSKSRRFCVNLTTFNRLPIHPQVQSLVGDFTSLTLLAVDYREVGTFEVRSQQLQNQLWQDLEHSLVSGVSVLREMMAQTQEQVAMPVVFTSLLANPQLQNSSTFNTDWLGKLVHSIAQTPQVWLDHQVYEEDDELVYNWDVVEGLFPDGMVDAMFSAYGQLLEKLALHSQTWQETQPLPITHVQPQSTQAPLTTALLQDGLVSQAQHQPQHLAVITPTLRLTYGELCQRAQQVGQRLRRLGVQANELVAISMEKGWEQVVAVYGILMAGAAYVPIDPALPMERRDHLLDQGNIKWVLSQNHLQSGMAWPVQIQIIAVDSEALRQEYDAPLTPLQKPTDLAYVIYTSGSTGTPKGVMIDHQGAMNTIEDINHRFEITPQDRILALSSLSFDLSVYDIFGTIAAGGTLIIPAARDVKDAAVWVRLIEKHQVTIWNTVPALMQMLITREPESLQSLRLILMSGDWIPLALPEKIRAVCPESQIISLGGATEASIWSILYPINEIDPSWRSIPYGRAMRNQQFYVLNEHLNPCPVWVPGHLYIGGSGLAQGYWGEPEKTAASFIAHPISGECLYRTGDLGCYRPDGEIEFLGREDQQVKLRGYRIELGEIETALEQHPDVSAAAALVIGASPQKLVACIVLKELPSDQEPGGQDGAGDPSSSGQASVLTQFLAQKLPDYMVPEGFLCLDALPLNANGKVDRRHLQTLWVESPLASSVGYVAPRNALETAVADLWANLLQQDKVGVLDNFFELGGDSLLATQLMARVRQTFQVEVPLRLLFQDPTVATIATAIAEGLAAQVNEELLAELADIAEPETIAPGSQS; encoded by the coding sequence GTGAGTGATTTTCTCAACCACATTAAAACCCTCTCTCCCAAACGGCTTGCGCTTTTAGCCTACGAGCTGCATGAGGAATTAGAGACTCTAAAGCAGCCTGAATCAATCGCGATTGTCGGCATGGGCTGTCGATTTCCTGGTGGCGTCAACGATCCAGAGGCTTATTGGCAATTACTCCAGTCGGGCCGTGACCCGATTACAGAAGTCCCTCAGCAGCGGTGGGATGTAGATGCTTATTTTGATGCCGATCCCAGCGTGCCTGGGAAAACCTACACCAGACATGGCGGTTTCTTAGATCAGGTGGATCAGTTTGACCCCGATTTTTTCGGCATTAGTCCTCGTGAAGCCACTGCAATGGATCCGCAGCAGCGCCTTTTGCTAGAGGTCAGTTGGGAGGCGCTTGAACGAGCAGGCTATGCACCACAGCAGCTCAAAGGGAGCCGAACAGGTGTATATGTTGCCATTGGCACCTCCGATTATGCGAATCTGCAGGCCAAGACCCCTGAAGGAATTGATGCTTACACGGGGACCGGAAGTGGTTTCTGTTTTGCTGCAGGACGGTTGTCCTATGTTTTAGGGCTGCAGGGCCCGAATATGGCCCTTGATGCGGCCTGTTCATCTTCATTGATGGCAGTCCATTTGGGTTGTCAGAGTTTGCGTAACGAAGAATGCGATTTGGTTTTAGCGGGGGGCGTGAATCTGCTGCTTTCGCCAGAATCAAATATCGTCTTCTCTGCAACCCGAATGATGGCGACAGACGGCCATTGCAAGACCTTTGATGCTGCTGCTGATGGCTATGTACGCTCTGAAGGCTGTGCGGTCGTGGCCCTCAAGCGCTTCAAAGATGCTCAAGCCGATGGCGACAATATCTTGGCCGTCATTAAAGGGACGGCCTGCAATCATGGCGGTGCCAGTGGAGGATTAACGATCCCCAATGGTGCAGCTCAGCAGACGGTGGTTCGAGCGGCGTTGGCACAGGCCAACGTGGCCGCTAGCGCGATTCAGTATGTCGAAGCACAAGGAACAGGGACGCCGCTGGGAGATGCCATTGAAGTTCGGGCGCTGAGTCAGGTGTTTAAAGAAGGGCGATCGCAACAAGACCCGCTCCACATCGCATCGGTAAAGACCAACATCGGCCACACCGAGACCGCTTCGGGGATGGCAAGCTTGCTCAAGGTCGTGCTATCGATGCAGCATCAGCAACTGCCGCCCCATCTAAATTTAAAGACCCTCAATCCTGAGATTGATCTAGGTGAAATTCCGGCCAAAATTCCCACTGAGCTAACGCCTTGGCCTCAGCATTCGGGGCCACAGCTTGCAGGTATCAACTCCTTTGGCATGAGTGGGACTAATGCCCATGCCGTTCTGGAATCTGCTCCAACTGTAACGGTTCAATCAGAAACACGACCTTTATATCTATTGCCTCTGTCTGCAAAGACTCCTGGGGCTTTGGTCGAGCTGATTCATCGATATCTTCAGTTTTTGCAGGCGCACCCTGAGACTGACTTGGGTCATCTTTGTTTTACAGCAGGGGTGGGGCGATCTCACTTCCTCCATCGATGTACATTTGTCGTTAACTCTATACCCCAACTACAGCAAGCGCTAGAGGAATATTTAGAAACTAATAATACAGCCCAGTACTCTAACGATGTATATAAATCACTAGAGGAAAACCAGTCAACCCTGCATTGCCCCCCTAGCTCCCCAATTCTGGGGGGAAAGCAAACCAACGTCAGCGACTCTCCCACTAAGGTTGGGGGGCCGGGGGGGCCAGCGCAAGCTCTTCAAGGTAGTTCCGAAACATCTTTATACACTGTAGATTCATCTTCTATACAACAAACAACACCCGACCTAATTTTCTTCTTCCCTTCAGAACAAAAGCAGAGCCTGACTTGGGGCCAACAACTCTATGAAACTTATCCGGTGTTCCGGGCCACCATTGACCAAGCCAACCAGATTTTGTCAGAGCTAAAAGCAGATCTGATTGATTTCAAATCCACGTCAGATCCAGACATTCTGAATTTTGTGTTGCCCTACGCCCTTGCTGAACTGTGGCAATCCTGGGGTTTTCAGCCGAGTGGATTGATGGGAAGCACAATCGCAGCCTGCCAAGCCGGATACTTCACCTTAGAGCAAGCCCTCCACTGGCTTATCAAAGCAACACCCATCGAACAACTGCAGCCTGCCACAGGCATTCTCTACAGCGATTCAACGGATACGCCCGTCGATACCGCCACCCTATTAGACTGGCTTCGATCTGGCGATCGGCAGACCATCGCACCCCCTCAAGGGCCAGAGCAGTTTCTGATTATGGGCAACCTGCCCCAAAGCTGGGGAACCTGCGACCACTGGACCATCGCAGCTCAGCCAGACAACATTCTGCTAAGCCTAAGAAAGCTCTATCAACAGGGGTTTACAGTTGATTGGGACAGTTTTTATCGCGGCTTTAAACATCAACGGATTCCATTGCCGACCTATCCATTTCAGCGGCAGCGGTATTGGAGCTATCTCGCCACCTCGGGTGCTAGGGTCAGCCCTACCCCATCTGCAAAAGTCACTGAGACCGCAATTTCGCGCGAAAGTTTTGCCTCTCTTAACCCTGAACAACGTCAAGCCGAATTAGAGCGCGATTTAAAGACACGGTTTGCCCGTGCCATTGGCATAAACCCAAAACAAATTACGGCCACGACACCGCTTAGTTCTTTGGCTGCCGATTCGATCATGACCACCGAGATCAAATTTGATCTAGAGAAGCAGTTCGGCTATTCAGTGCCCTTGGTTCAGTTCTTGACCAGTCCCACCATTGCCGACTTAGCGACTCAGATTCTAGCCAATTTAGATGGCATGGTCGAGACCTTACCCAACATTGAACTCAATCCCACGCAGCGTCACCAGCCGTTCCCGCTCAACGATATTCAGACTGCCTACTGGATTGGCCGAAGCGGTGCCTTTGAAATGGGGAACATTGCCGCCCATGTCTATGCAGAATTCGAGGGGCAGGAATTAGATTGCCACCGCCTGCAGCAAGCTTTCCAACAGGTGATTGATCGCCACCCCGTGTTGCGAACGGTGATTTTGCCTGACGGTCAGCAGCAGGTGCTCGCAGATCTGCCGCCCTACGAGATGAGCGTTCTAGACTGGCGTTCTCTATCTAGTGACCTGAAACAACAGCAACTTGAACAACTGCGCGATCGCCTTTCGCATCAAATGCTCGATCCCCACGCTTGGCCGCTGTTCGAGGTCTGCCTAGCCCGCTTGGATGAGCAGACCGTTCACGTTTTTCTCAGCATTGATAACCTGCTGGTAGACGGTGCCAGCCTCGGGATTATCTGTCGGGAATGGGGGCATTTTTATACATCGTTAGATAATGATTTACCCACGTTGAAGCTTTCATTTCGGGACTACGTGCTGGCGCTGCAGTCCTTTGAACCTTCAGAACGGTATTTACAGTCTAAAAACTATTGGCAGGCCCGACTCCAAGACTTACCTTCAGCTCCAGAACTTCCTCTAGCTGTAGCACCGGCACAAATAACTCGACCTCGATTTGTGCGCCGCACCGCAAGGCTATCTGCTGACCAGTGGCAGTTGTTGAAAGAGCAAGCAACACAACTGGGCCTCACACCCTCTGGGGCATTGCTGGCCGCCTATACCGAGATTTTAGCGATCTGGAGCAAGTCTCGACGATTCTGCGTTAACCTCACGACGTTTAATCGACTCCCTATTCACCCGCAGGTGCAGAGTCTTGTAGGTGATTTCACTTCACTGACTTTGCTAGCGGTTGACTATAGAGAAGTGGGGACTTTTGAGGTGCGATCGCAACAGCTCCAAAACCAGCTCTGGCAAGATCTCGAACACAGCCTCGTTAGTGGGGTCAGCGTTCTGCGAGAGATGATGGCGCAAACGCAAGAACAAGTTGCCATGCCTGTTGTGTTTACCAGCCTGTTAGCCAACCCACAGCTTCAAAACAGCTCTACCTTTAACACCGATTGGCTGGGCAAGCTTGTCCACAGCATTGCCCAAACGCCGCAGGTTTGGCTCGATCATCAAGTCTACGAAGAAGACGATGAACTGGTCTACAACTGGGACGTGGTTGAAGGTCTATTCCCCGACGGGATGGTGGATGCTATGTTCTCGGCCTATGGCCAACTGCTAGAAAAACTAGCACTCCATTCTCAGACTTGGCAGGAGACACAGCCGCTCCCCATCACTCACGTTCAGCCCCAAAGCACTCAAGCCCCCTTGACCACCGCGTTACTCCAGGACGGTTTAGTCTCCCAAGCACAACATCAGCCCCAGCATTTAGCTGTCATTACGCCCACGCTGCGGTTAACCTACGGTGAACTGTGCCAGCGCGCCCAGCAGGTCGGTCAGCGATTGCGTCGTTTGGGTGTGCAGGCCAACGAGCTAGTTGCTATCTCAATGGAAAAGGGATGGGAACAGGTCGTGGCAGTATACGGCATTTTAATGGCCGGTGCAGCCTATGTACCAATTGATCCGGCCCTACCGATGGAGCGACGTGATCACCTTTTGGATCAGGGCAATATCAAGTGGGTTCTCAGCCAAAATCATTTGCAGTCTGGAATGGCATGGCCGGTCCAAATTCAGATTATTGCGGTCGATTCTGAAGCGTTACGGCAAGAATACGATGCACCGCTCACGCCTCTGCAAAAGCCCACTGACTTGGCCTACGTAATTTATACCTCGGGTTCAACGGGCACCCCTAAGGGCGTGATGATCGATCATCAAGGAGCCATGAACACGATTGAAGATATCAATCATCGCTTTGAGATTACCCCTCAGGATCGAATCTTAGCCCTATCTTCCCTTAGCTTTGATCTGTCGGTCTACGATATTTTCGGCACTATTGCCGCTGGCGGAACATTGATCATTCCCGCTGCTCGGGATGTGAAAGATGCAGCCGTTTGGGTACGCCTGATTGAGAAACATCAGGTCACGATTTGGAATACGGTGCCTGCTTTGATGCAGATGCTGATTACCCGTGAGCCAGAGTCCCTGCAATCTTTGCGACTGATCCTAATGAGTGGCGACTGGATACCCCTGGCACTGCCAGAGAAGATTCGAGCGGTTTGCCCTGAGAGCCAAATCATCAGCCTCGGCGGTGCCACGGAAGCTTCAATTTGGTCTATTCTCTACCCGATTAACGAGATTGATCCAAGCTGGCGCAGCATTCCCTACGGTCGTGCCATGAGGAATCAGCAGTTCTATGTATTGAATGAGCACCTGAATCCCTGCCCAGTTTGGGTACCCGGACACTTGTATATTGGCGGTTCAGGTCTCGCTCAGGGGTATTGGGGTGAGCCAGAGAAAACCGCAGCCAGCTTTATTGCCCATCCTATTTCTGGAGAGTGCCTGTATCGAACAGGTGATTTGGGCTGCTATCGACCGGACGGTGAGATTGAATTTTTAGGCCGAGAAGATCAGCAGGTGAAGCTGCGCGGATATCGTATTGAGCTGGGTGAAATTGAGACGGCACTAGAGCAGCATCCTGATGTGAGTGCAGCGGCGGCCCTAGTGATTGGGGCTAGTCCACAAAAGCTAGTGGCCTGCATTGTCCTTAAAGAGTTGCCATCTGACCAGGAGCCTGGAGGACAGGACGGAGCCGGTGATCCAAGTTCGAGCGGGCAAGCCTCAGTGCTCACTCAATTTTTAGCTCAAAAACTTCCCGACTACATGGTGCCAGAAGGGTTCCTCTGTTTGGACGCTTTGCCCCTTAATGCCAATGGCAAAGTGGATCGCCGCCATTTACAAACGCTCTGGGTAGAGAGTCCCCTCGCTAGTTCTGTGGGCTATGTTGCTCCTCGAAATGCTTTAGAAACGGCGGTAGCGGACCTATGGGCTAATCTGCTCCAGCAGGACAAGGTGGGCGTTCTCGACAACTTCTTTGAGCTGGGGGGAGATTCCCTGCTCGCCACACAACTCATGGCTAGGGTCCGCCAAACATTTCAGGTGGAAGTGCCGTTGCGATTGCTTTTCCAAGACCCCACGGTAGCCACTATTGCGACCGCAATTGCTGAGGGGTTAGCAGCCCAAGTCAATGAGGAGCTGCTGGCGGAACTAGCCGATATTGCAGAGCCAGAAACGATCGCGCCAGGGAGCCAATCATGA
- a CDS encoding MupA/Atu3671 family FMN-dependent luciferase-like monooxygenase, translated as MTSALQTPSLATAQMAQTGMQFGLMFFASGEDNLEQDRYRLVIESAKFADQNGFSSIWIPERHFTPLGCLYPNPVVLQAALARETQNIRLQAGSVVLPLHDPIRVAEEWAMVDNLSDGRVGLSFASGWNPGDFAFFPERYDQRWQVMEEGIQTVQKLWRGDSISVQGGDGQFREIRVYPTPVQKQLPLWVTAASNPKTFAKAGELGANLLTHLFDQDLATLAQNIALYRQTSVEYGHCPGKVTVTLHTYMGHDLTTVREEVRHPYCSYLKANLPLLQGLSYSRGQSVDLGSLSETDLDQMTDRIFEKFYSEGRALLGTSESCQSLVEQLHHIGVNEIACLLDFGPHPDLILQTLPHLNRLRAACKELTEASVSIPVHLPEMAADSEDPAQDVQDLKRNTIAAIQGRCDAIANKAFYQTLKARGVELDSSFQGIEQLWRTEGEAIATIKLPAHLNADDYSTHPALLDACLQVLWATLPEADTVSYLPIGLGELTILEALDGPLYSHAVLTSQADELTGDVRVLDADGTVKMTLQGIRLQPMSIPCSQIADWFYQVEWRPCSLPELQDTTLTFDSVSQIANQVRQQTRIEKLDVYRDLLPQLNTLSRDFILWAFWDMDLNLQPGQPFPFAALRQQIQPQHHRLLHRLIEVLTEQDILIAQGANQWQIKKVPTLEAPAQRLQGLQTHYPACQAEISLLGRCGQGLASVLQGQDPLNLLFPDGSVADVEALYQDSPAAQVANQWVVDAIATAIQDLPTDRTIRILEIGAGTGGTTAYVLPQLPGYRTEYTFTDVSFLFTAKAEEKFADYPFIDYRLLDIEKAPSEQGFESQSFDIILAANVLHATADLQQTVEHIHQLLEPGGLLIALEGMEPQAWLDLIFGLTPGWWSFTDTDLRPSYPLISSAQWQQLLQANQFDAEIIAANRDGLSQQAVLVASSQRSQQPGTWLVFCDLAGIGKAFAELLQSRGEICQIIETDSADLTSFQSLFTSSTSDDYRGVVYLWGLNDLNQSPLETSWNTATPVALIQAMEAANVETPLWLVTQGSQSVAESQTNATQSMLWGLGQVLAVEQPQRYGGLIDLDPAASVSQAAADLLQSIQPHLRKKPTNSRHSPPRIGGPGGPTQSEVLPGQNLEIENTQSRTNDAYLDRDTSRQDFTGPPSPPILGGKQMDSRVSPSKPGRTMQHGKIAFRQNQSFSPHLTPYRAALAQNSAQIKATSYLITGGLGDLGLRVATWLSEQGAKHLILLGRTSLPPRHQWLSLPSKDTAFQKIQAIQAIEAQGTQVHLATADVADPEQLAQEIESVDVPPIQGVFHLAMEPPQLAPIEQVDLEQLDKILSPKAAGAWNLHQYFAEQSLDYFVLFSSWAGLLGSVGQQLSGYSMANSYLDSLAHHRRSLGLPALSIDWGDWSEIGLRSRSIKAGQRLLPESWTLTPEQGLQALGQLMHEQGQIAFLPVPWSEFFDLFPTAKSQPLLADVANQASASDSQPPPALLQDWEALPPAARLQALKNHVQAIVAQVMGISSPSAIDPDRGLFESGMDSLMALEVKNHLETSLGETIPAVAAFEHPTVNALATYLAKSTLGWEAPSVPATAPVAETTLDKISQLSDDDVDRLFDEKFARQDPSE; from the coding sequence GTGACGAGTGCACTACAGACTCCCAGCCTTGCAACGGCTCAGATGGCTCAGACGGGAATGCAGTTTGGTCTGATGTTCTTTGCCAGTGGTGAAGATAACTTAGAGCAAGATCGCTATCGCCTCGTCATCGAAAGCGCCAAGTTTGCCGATCAAAATGGCTTCTCTAGCATCTGGATTCCTGAACGGCATTTCACGCCCTTGGGCTGTTTGTATCCTAATCCTGTGGTCTTACAGGCGGCGCTGGCCCGCGAAACCCAGAATATTCGCCTGCAGGCCGGGAGTGTCGTCCTGCCTTTGCACGACCCAATCCGAGTGGCAGAGGAATGGGCGATGGTGGATAACCTCTCCGATGGTCGCGTGGGCCTTTCTTTTGCCTCGGGCTGGAATCCGGGAGATTTTGCCTTCTTCCCTGAGCGCTACGATCAGCGGTGGCAGGTCATGGAAGAAGGGATTCAGACTGTCCAGAAGCTCTGGCGAGGCGACTCTATTTCGGTGCAGGGTGGTGATGGTCAGTTCCGTGAGATTAGAGTCTATCCGACACCGGTACAGAAGCAGCTCCCGCTATGGGTGACGGCGGCTAGCAACCCAAAAACTTTTGCTAAAGCAGGGGAGTTAGGTGCAAATTTACTCACGCATCTCTTTGATCAAGATTTAGCGACGCTAGCGCAGAATATTGCGCTGTATCGTCAAACGAGTGTGGAATATGGTCATTGCCCTGGCAAGGTAACGGTGACGCTGCACACCTACATGGGCCATGACTTGACTACAGTGCGGGAAGAAGTGCGGCATCCCTACTGCAGCTATCTGAAAGCCAATCTGCCGCTGCTGCAGGGGTTGAGCTACAGCCGAGGACAGTCTGTCGATCTGGGCTCTCTTTCTGAGACCGATCTTGATCAGATGACGGATCGGATTTTCGAGAAATTCTATAGCGAGGGCAGAGCCTTGCTGGGCACTTCTGAGAGCTGTCAGAGCCTCGTGGAGCAGCTTCATCATATCGGCGTTAACGAAATCGCCTGCCTCCTTGATTTTGGGCCGCATCCAGATTTAATTCTGCAAACCCTTCCCCATCTCAATCGGCTGCGCGCGGCCTGTAAAGAACTGACTGAAGCCTCTGTTAGCATTCCGGTTCACTTACCAGAGATGGCGGCAGATTCAGAAGACCCGGCTCAGGATGTTCAAGATCTAAAAAGGAACACGATTGCCGCTATTCAAGGACGCTGTGATGCGATCGCAAACAAGGCGTTCTACCAAACCTTAAAAGCGCGTGGGGTTGAGCTAGATTCAAGCTTTCAGGGGATTGAGCAGCTTTGGCGAACAGAAGGAGAAGCGATCGCAACGATCAAGCTCCCCGCTCATCTCAATGCCGACGACTACAGTACTCATCCCGCGCTGTTAGATGCCTGTCTACAGGTTCTTTGGGCAACGCTACCCGAAGCCGACACCGTTAGTTATTTACCCATTGGTCTCGGTGAACTCACCATTCTAGAGGCGCTTGACGGCCCACTTTATAGCCATGCAGTTCTCACCTCTCAGGCCGACGAACTGACAGGGGACGTGCGGGTTCTAGACGCTGACGGCACCGTCAAAATGACGCTTCAGGGCATTCGGCTGCAGCCGATGAGTATCCCTTGCTCCCAGATTGCAGACTGGTTCTATCAAGTGGAGTGGCGTCCTTGCTCTTTGCCGGAACTACAGGATACGACTCTAACCTTTGATTCTGTGTCCCAAATTGCTAATCAAGTGCGTCAGCAGACTCGTATAGAAAAGCTAGATGTCTATCGAGATCTATTGCCCCAGCTCAATACCTTGAGTCGAGATTTTATTCTCTGGGCTTTTTGGGATATGGATCTGAACTTGCAGCCTGGACAGCCGTTTCCTTTTGCTGCCCTACGGCAGCAGATCCAGCCCCAGCATCACCGGCTCCTGCATCGCCTGATTGAGGTTTTGACGGAGCAAGATATTCTCATTGCTCAAGGGGCAAACCAATGGCAGATCAAGAAGGTGCCCACCCTTGAAGCGCCAGCCCAGCGTCTTCAAGGTCTTCAAACTCATTATCCGGCTTGTCAGGCTGAGATCAGTTTGTTGGGGCGATGTGGACAGGGATTAGCGTCGGTTTTGCAGGGCCAAGATCCGCTCAATCTATTGTTCCCTGACGGATCGGTTGCCGATGTTGAGGCGCTGTATCAAGATTCTCCGGCGGCTCAGGTGGCGAATCAGTGGGTTGTCGATGCGATCGCAACCGCCATCCAAGATCTCCCTACAGATCGCACCATTCGAATTCTAGAAATTGGGGCAGGTACCGGCGGGACAACAGCCTACGTTTTGCCCCAGCTTCCCGGCTACAGGACTGAATATACCTTCACCGATGTCTCCTTTTTATTCACCGCCAAGGCAGAAGAGAAGTTTGCTGACTATCCGTTCATAGACTATCGGCTGCTGGATATTGAAAAGGCACCCAGTGAACAAGGATTTGAGTCTCAGTCGTTTGACATCATTTTGGCTGCCAACGTCCTTCATGCCACCGCCGATCTCCAGCAAACTGTGGAGCATATCCACCAACTCTTAGAACCGGGTGGTCTCTTGATTGCGCTAGAGGGAATGGAACCCCAGGCTTGGCTCGATCTGATTTTTGGTCTGACGCCGGGATGGTGGTCGTTTACCGATACTGATTTGAGACCCAGCTATCCGCTAATTAGTTCAGCACAATGGCAGCAACTGCTCCAGGCTAACCAGTTTGATGCTGAGATCATCGCAGCCAATCGTGACGGTCTATCTCAGCAAGCGGTGCTAGTGGCTTCTAGTCAACGCAGCCAACAGCCCGGAACTTGGCTTGTTTTTTGCGATCTCGCTGGTATCGGAAAAGCCTTTGCGGAATTGCTTCAATCTCGAGGGGAAATATGCCAAATCATTGAAACAGACTCAGCGGATCTGACCTCATTTCAGTCTCTGTTTACTTCATCGACCTCTGATGATTATCGAGGGGTGGTTTACCTATGGGGATTGAACGATCTGAATCAGTCACCCCTGGAAACGTCCTGGAATACAGCCACACCTGTAGCGTTAATTCAGGCGATGGAAGCTGCCAATGTTGAGACTCCACTCTGGCTAGTGACGCAGGGCAGTCAGTCAGTTGCGGAGAGTCAAACCAACGCCACGCAATCAATGCTGTGGGGCTTAGGCCAAGTGTTGGCGGTCGAGCAACCCCAGCGGTACGGCGGTCTCATTGATTTAGATCCAGCAGCGTCCGTCTCTCAAGCGGCAGCCGATCTGCTGCAAAGTATTCAGCCCCATCTTAGGAAAAAACCAACCAACTCCAGGCACTCTCCCCCCAGAATTGGAGGGCCGGGGGGGCCAACGCAGAGCGAAGTGCTTCCTGGGCAGAACTTAGAAATAGAGAACACACAAAGCAGAACGAATGATGCCTATCTAGATCGGGACACTTCCCGGCAGGATTTCACTGGCCCCCCTAGCCCCCCAATTCTGGGGGGAAAGCAGATGGACTCTCGGGTCTCTCCTTCCAAACCTGGAAGGACAATGCAGCATGGAAAAATCGCATTTCGCCAGAACCAAAGTTTTTCACCTCACCTCACCCCGTACCGAGCGGCTCTAGCCCAGAACTCAGCCCAGATCAAAGCTACCAGCTACCTAATCACAGGCGGTCTCGGCGATTTAGGTCTACGGGTCGCGACCTGGCTATCAGAACAAGGTGCTAAGCATCTGATCCTATTAGGTCGCACGTCTCTACCACCTCGTCATCAATGGCTGTCTCTCCCTAGCAAAGATACAGCTTTCCAGAAGATTCAAGCGATTCAGGCCATTGAAGCCCAAGGAACCCAGGTTCATCTCGCCACAGCAGATGTCGCGGACCCCGAGCAGCTAGCCCAAGAGATCGAGTCCGTCGATGTGCCACCTATTCAGGGCGTTTTTCACTTAGCAATGGAGCCACCCCAGCTTGCTCCAATAGAGCAGGTTGATTTAGAACAGCTAGACAAGATCCTGAGTCCCAAAGCTGCAGGAGCCTGGAATCTCCATCAGTATTTTGCAGAACAATCCCTCGATTACTTTGTTCTGTTTTCCTCTTGGGCAGGTTTACTGGGTTCCGTCGGGCAACAGCTCAGCGGCTACAGCATGGCGAATTCTTATTTAGATAGCCTTGCTCATCATCGACGGTCATTGGGTTTACCAGCCCTCAGTATTGACTGGGGAGATTGGTCTGAGATTGGGTTGCGATCGCGTTCCATCAAAGCCGGACAACGTCTCCTTCCCGAATCCTGGACTCTGACACCAGAGCAGGGACTTCAGGCATTAGGGCAACTCATGCACGAGCAGGGACAGATTGCATTCTTACCCGTGCCTTGGTCAGAGTTTTTTGATCTATTCCCTACTGCTAAATCACAACCCCTGCTTGCTGATGTTGCTAATCAAGCTTCAGCTTCAGACTCCCAACCCCCTCCAGCTCTACTTCAAGACTGGGAAGCCTTGCCCCCCGCAGCTCGACTACAGGCTCTCAAAAACCATGTCCAGGCAATTGTGGCTCAGGTGATGGGGATTTCGTCTCCGAGTGCCATCGATCCTGATCGCGGACTGTTTGAAAGCGGCATGGATTCGCTCATGGCCCTAGAAGTCAAAAATCACCTAGAAACCAGCCTGGGCGAAACGATTCCCGCCGTGGCCGCCTTTGAGCATCCCACCGTCAATGCTTTGGCGACCTATCTCGCCAAATCGACGCTGGGCTGGGAAGCACCGTCAGTTCCGGCAACCGCCCCCGTTGCGGAGACGACCTTAGACAAGATTTCACAGCTCTCAGACGACGACGTTGATCGGCTGTTTGACGAAAAATTTGCAAGGCAAGACCCCAGTGAGTGA